The Diadema setosum chromosome 1, eeDiaSeto1, whole genome shotgun sequence genome has a window encoding:
- the LOC140235403 gene encoding vesicle transport through interaction with t-SNAREs homolog 1B-like, with amino-acid sequence MSSEQFERIEDDFRTLSETVSYKLEAKIPNSSGEVRKKLVREVLKETDDLFVLVASLENEAKPAPGSYRTQLMGKTRSYRRQAEKLQRDAQRLSGHTSGRDELLSGGLYTPARSDFEAQQDSQKDKVVDGLESLNRTSQSLSRTHRIAAETDEIGAGILDELDEQKEQLIRTKENLEDMDGNLAKSKKILNRMARRVITNKLILSGIIIVELAILGVVVWWKFFS; translated from the exons ATGTCGTCAGAACAGTTTGAAAGGATTGAAGATGACTTTCGGACTCTCAGTGAAACAGTGTCCTACAAACTGGAAGCAAAAATTCCTAATTCATCCGGag aagtgaGGAAGAAACTTGTCAGGGAAGTTCTAAAAGAAACAGATGACCTCTTTGTGCTG GTTGCCAGCCTGGAGAATGAGGCAAAACCCGCCCCTGGAAGCTACCGGACGCAGCTCATGGGAAAGACAAGATCCTACCGCAGACAAGCTGAAAAACTGCAGAGAGATGCT CAACGGCTAAGTGGTCATACGAGTGGTAGAGATGAACTGCTGTCTGGAGGTTTATACACACCAGCTAGATCTGACTTTGAG GCTCAGCAGGATAGCCAAAAGGACAAAGTTGTTGACGGTCTAGAGAGTCTCAATCGAACCAGCCAGAGTTTATCCCGTACTCATCGGATTGCGGCGGAGACAGATGAGATTGGGGCTGGCATCTTGGATGAGTTGGACGAGCAAAAGGAGCAGCTGATCAGGACCAAGGAAAAT CTTGAAGATATGGATGGGAACCTGGCCAAGAGTAAAAAGATTCTAAACAGGATGGCAAGAAG GGTCATCACAAACAAGCTCATCTTGTCTGGGATCATCATAGTCGAGCTGGCCATACTGGGCGTAGTCGTCTGGTGGAAATTCTTCTCGTAG